Below is a genomic region from Paenibacillus rhizovicinus.
CTTGTCGCGGTCAGCTACTACAAGGAAGACGCGAACACATCGCTCTATGTGCACGATGGCCGCGGCTTGCGAATCCTGGCTGTCATTCCGGGTACGCCGGCAGAGGCAATGGGCCTGCAGGCCGGAGAAATCATTCAGAAGGTTAACGGCGCGCTAGTGAGGTCGAAAGAAGAGCTGCATGCCGCGCTGCATATTAACTCGGCTTTCTGCAAACTGGAAGCGATTAACCTGGAGGGGCATGTGAAATTCGTGCAGCGCGCCCGCTATGCCGGTGAGCACCATCAGCTTGGCGTCGTGCTGTCGCCGGACGATCAAGCCGGATTTTACGCCGCCGCGTCTCCGGCATCGCTGTTCGACTTGCTTCGCAAGCGGACGGCCAAGAGCCGCAGCCGTTCGACGTCGGCATCTTCCTCTTTATAAGCTCGATTCGGATCCCCCGGTTGAAGTCGCTCCCGACTTCACGGGGGTTTTTCTATGCCGAAAACGAAGCAAGCCTGCTCTTGGAAAGATGAACCGCTCATTGCAACGTCAAAGGGAACACGGTATAATATACGAGAATGGGAACACATATTCTTATGCGAGTCCATCTTTCAAGGGGATGAGCGCCTAGGCCTCAGCGGCCTTGTTTACAAGGCGCTTTCTTATGTGTAAATTACAACTCTCGTCTATTTTTTCGAGGCATTTTGGGCATACAAGCTAATAGGGATTTCATAGAAGACATAGGATCGGGGTGTAGCGAATTTATGGTTGAACAGCAAGAACAGGGCGGGCGCTTCGTGTTGAAATCGGATTATACGCCGCAAGGCGATCAGCCGGAGGCGATCCGTCATCTCGTGAACGGCGTGGAAGCAGGCACGATGCATCAGACGCTGCTGGGCGCGACCGGGACGGGGAAGACGTACACGATCGCCAATACGATCGAGAAGCTGAACCGCCCGACGCTCGTCATTGCGCATAACAAGACGCTGGCGGCGCAGCTTTGCAGCGAGTTTAAGGAATTTTTCCCGGACAACGCGGTCTCTTATTTCGTCAGCTATTATGATTATTATCAACCTGAAGCCTACATCCCGTCCTCCGATACGTTTATCGAGAAGGATTCCAGCATCAACGACGAGATCGATAAACTCCGTCACTCCGCGACAAGTTCGTTGTTCGAACGGCGGGACGTCATCATCGTCGCAAGCGTGTCCTGCATTTACGGCCTCGGTTCCCCGATCGAATACGGGAAGCTCGTTCTGAGCCTGCGCGTCGGCATGGAGAAGTCGCGGGACGCGATTTTGCACAAGTTGGTCGACATTCAATACCAGCGCAACGATATCAGTTTCACGCGCGGTACGTTTCGCGTCCGCGGTGACATCATCGAGATCTTCCCTGTAGCCAATAACGAGCGCGCGATGCGCGTGGAATTGTTCGGAGACGAGATCGAGCGCATCACCGAAATCGACGTGCTGACCGGCGAAATCATCGGCGAACGCGACCATGTCGCGATTTTCCCGGCCTCTCACTTCGTAACGCATGAAGATACGATGAAGGTCGCCATCAAGAATATCGAACGGGAGCTGGAGGAGCGGCTTGCGGAGCTGCGCGATAACGGGAAGCTGCTGGAAGCGCAGCGGCTGGAGCAGCGGACGCGCTACGACCTGGAGATGATGCAGGAGATGGGCTTCTGCAGCGGAATCGAGAACTACTCCGGACCTTTGACGTTCCGCGAGCGGGGAGCGACGCCGTATACGCTGATGGATTATTTTCCCGACGATATGCTGATCGTCATCGACGAGTCCCACGTGACCCTTCCGCAGATCCGCGCCATGTACAATGGGGACCGCGCGCGGAAGGAAGTGCTCGTGGACCATGGCTTCCGGCTGCCGTCCGCCATGGACAACCGGCCGCTTCGTTTCGAGGAGTTCGAGGCGAAGGTGAAGCAAGCCATTTACGTTTCGGCTACGCCGGGTCCCTACGAATTGGAGCATTGCCCTGACATGATTCAACAGATCATCCGTCCGACAGGACTGCTTGATCCGATCGTCGAAGTGCGCAAGACGAAGGGACAGATCGACGACCTGCTTATCGAGATTCGCGACCGGATCGCCAAGGATGAACGTGTTCTGGTCACGACGCTGACGAAGAAGATGTCGGAAGATCTGACGGACTACTTGAAGGATGTCGGCATTAAAGTGCGTTATTTGCATTCCGATATCAAGACGCTGGAGCGTTTGGCGATCTTGCGCGATTTGCGGATCGGAACATTCCATGTGCTCGTCGGGATTAACCTGCTTCGGGAAGGCTTGGATTTGCCGGAAGTTTCGCTCGTGGCCATTCTTGATGCGGATAAGGAAGGCTTCCTTCGTTCGGAGCGTTCCTTGATTCAAACGATGGGCCGTGCGGCGCGTAACTCCGAGGGCCGGGTTATCATGTATGCGGACCGGCATACGGACTCCATGAACACCGCGATTGGCGAGACGGAACGCCGTCGTGCCATTCAGATTGCTTATAATGAGAAGCATGGCATAACCCCGCAGACGATCCGCAAGAAAGTGCATGACGTTATCGAGGCAACGAAGGCCGCCGAGCAGAAGAGCGATTATTTGACGGGTGTCGGCGTCGACAAGATGTCGAAGAAAGAGCGCCAGTCATTGCTGCAGCGTCTGGAAGCGGAGATGAAGGAAGCGGCCAAGAGCCTGCAGTTCGAACGTGCGGCGGAGCTTCGCGACGCGCTGCTTGAGCTTAAAGCGGAGTTGGGCCTGTAGGCCGGGAGGAGAGGTAACACAAAGTGGCTAGTGATTCGATCGTAATCAAAGGGGCGCGTGCCCATAATCTTAAGAATATCGATGTAACGATTCCTCGCGACAAATTTGTCGTATTGACGGGGCTCAGCGGTTCCGGAAAGTCTTCCCTGGCTTTTGACACCATTTATGCGGAAGGGCAGCGGCGGTACGTTGAATCGTTATCGGCTTACGCGCGTCAATTCCTCGGCCAAATGGAGAAACCGGATGTCGATTCTATCGACGGTCTATCGCCGGCGATCTCCATTGACCAGAAGACGACAAGCCGCAACCCGCGTTCAACCGTCGGTACGGTGACTGAAATATACGATTATTTGCGTTTGCTGTTCGCTCGCGTCGGCAAGCCGCACTGTCCGGAGCACGGGATCGAGATTTCGTCCCAGACGGTAGAGCAGATGGTCGACCGCATCATGGAATATCCGGAACGGACACGGCTGCAGATCATGGCGCCGATCGTTTCGGGCCGCAAGGGCGAGCATTCCAAGCTGCTGGCAGACGTGATGAAGCAAGGTTTCGTGCGCGTGCGGGTGAATGGCGAGCTTCGCGAGCTCAGCGAGAATATCGAGCTCGAGAAGAACAAGAAACATAACATCGAGGTCGTCGTCGACCGGATCGTTGTGAAGGACGATGTTCACAGCCGTTTGGCGGATTCGCTCGAAACCGCACTTAAGCTGTCCGGGGGCCAAGTGCTCGTCGATGTCATGGATAAGGAAGAGCTGCTGTTCAGTTCTAACCTGGCATGTCCGATCTGCGGTTTCAGCATCGACGAGCTGGCTCCGCGTATGTTCTCGTTCAACAGCCCATACGGGGCATGTCCGGATTGCGACGGATTGGGCGCCAAGATGATCGTCGACCCTGATCTGCTCGTACCGGACTTGAGCAAGTCGATCGAAGAAGGTGCTTTCGAGGCATGGGCGGGCAGCACCTCTAACTACTACCCGCAATTCTTGGAGGCGGTATGCAAGCATTTCGGCATCCCGCGGAATGTTCCGGTCAGCGAGCTGACGTCGGAGCAAATGAAGAAGCTGCTGAACGGAACGGGCGGCGAACGCGTCCGTTTCAAATACGAGAATGACTTCGGTCATTCCAAGGAAGCGCTGGTGCCTTTCGAAGGCATCGTGAACAATCTGGAACGCCGTTACAGGGACACGGGTTCTGAAGGCATCCGCGAGCATATCGAACAGTACATGAGCGCGAAGCCGTGTTCCGGCTGCAAAGGTCATCGTCTGCGGAAGGAAAGCTTGGCCGTCACGATTGGCAGCCAGAACATCTCGTACGTGACGGGACTGTCGATCGGCGAGGCGGAGCGGTTCTTCAACGGTCTTGATCTGACGGAGAAAGAATTGCTTATTGCGCATCTAATCTTGAGAGAAATCAACAGCCGTCTCGGCTTCCTTGTGAACGTGGGCTTGGAATACTTGTCGCTGAACCGCGCCGCGGGTACGTTATCGGGCGGGGAAGCGCAGCGCATCCGATTGGCCACGCAGATCGGATCCAGTCTGATGGGCGTTCTCTATATTCTCGACGAGCCGAGCATCGGGCTTCATCAACGGGATAACGACAAGCTTATCCAGACATTGCTCCATATGCGCGATCTCGGAAATACCTTGATCGTCGTAGAGCATGACGAAGATACGATGCTGGCCAGCGATTATATTATCGATATCGGCCCCGGCGCGGGCATTCACGGCGGCCAAGTGGTCTCCATGGGGACGCCGAAGGAAGTCATGGCCGACGAGAATTCCCTGACAGGCGCTTACTTGAGCGGGCGCAAGTTTATTCCGGTTCCGCTGAAGCGCCGCGAGACGAATGGCAAATGGCTTGAGGTACGCGGTGCGAAGGAGAATAACCTGCGCAGCATTAATGCGAAGTTCCCGCTCGGTGTGTTTACCGCAGTGACAGGCGTCTCCGGTTCGGGGAAATCGACGCTGGTCAACGAGATTCTGTATAAGACGCTTGCGCGGGATCTGAATAAAGCTAAAGTTCGCCCCGGCGAGCATAAGGAAATCCGCGGTCTTGAACACGTCGAGAAGGTCATTGATATCGACCAATCGCCGATCGGCCGGACGCCGCGTTCCAACCCGGCGACATACACGGGCGTATTCGACGATATTCGCGATTTGTACGCATCGACGAACGAAGCGAAGGTGCGCGGGTATAAGAAAGGCCGCTTCAGCTTCAACGTGAAGGGCGGCCGCTGCGAGTCATGCCGCGGGGACGGCATCATCAAGATTGAGATGCATTTTCTACCGGATGTCTACGTGCCCTGCGAGATTTGCAAAGGCAAACGTTATAACCGCGAGACGCTCGATGTGAAATACAAAGGGAAGAGCATCGCGGACCTACTGGAAATGACCATCGAGGACTCGTGCGAGTTTTTCCGTAACGTGCCTCGGATCCACCGTAAGTTGCAAACGCTGCTTGATGTTGGTCTTGGCTATATGAATCTGGGACAGCCTGCAACGACGCTTTCCGGCGGCGAAGCGCAGCGCGTCAAGCTGGCCGCTGAACTGTACCGCAGAAGCACGGGCAAGATGCTGTACATTCTGGATGAGCCAACGACGGGGTTGCATGTCGACGATATCGACAGATTGCTCGTTGTCCTTCATCGGCTTGTAGATTCCGGGGAATCGGTGCTCGTCATCGAGCATAACCTGGATGTCATCAAGACGGCCGATTATCTCGTGGATCTCGGTCCTGAGGGAGGCAAAGGCGGCGGAACAATCGTGGCCACCGGTACCCCGGAAGAGGTCGTCAAAGTCGAGGGCTCGTACACGGGTCGTTACTTGAAACCGGTACTGGAGCGCGACCGCGAACGGACGATTGCCCAGCAGCGCGAGATGGAGAGCGTAGCTGCAGGCTCCGAACAATAGACAGCAGTAATAGAACAAGGAATGACAAAGGGATTGCCCCCACCATTTTGAATGGAGGGAGCAATCCCTCTTCCTTTTCAACTTGGCCGTTGAAGGTCCGTTCCAACCAAAATGCATAGAAAGGCCCGGAGGCAGAAACCTCCGGGCCTTTCAACTCTTGCATGAACTAGCCAATTAACCAGCCAAGATGGCCGTCAATCTCTCTTGGAATGCCGGCACGCCGACACGTTTGACATAGTTGTGGAACGTTTCGTCCGACTCGCGATTTTCTTTATAGAAGTGAAGCAGCTGAACGAGTACGCCGCCCAGCTCGTCGCCTTTGACACGGCCTTTCAGCGATTCGTTGAACTTCGCGCCAGGGCCGAGAATACCGCCAACGGCGATGTCGAATGCATCGACCATGCCTTCAGGCGTTTTCACGAGCGCGCCTTGCAGGCCGATGTCGGCAATATGCTTCTGACCGCAAGCGTTCGGGCAGCCGATGAAGTGAATCCGGATTTTCTCATCCAATTGGATGTGCTCGTCCAAGTACTCC
It encodes:
- the uvrA gene encoding excinuclease ABC subunit UvrA, producing the protein MASDSIVIKGARAHNLKNIDVTIPRDKFVVLTGLSGSGKSSLAFDTIYAEGQRRYVESLSAYARQFLGQMEKPDVDSIDGLSPAISIDQKTTSRNPRSTVGTVTEIYDYLRLLFARVGKPHCPEHGIEISSQTVEQMVDRIMEYPERTRLQIMAPIVSGRKGEHSKLLADVMKQGFVRVRVNGELRELSENIELEKNKKHNIEVVVDRIVVKDDVHSRLADSLETALKLSGGQVLVDVMDKEELLFSSNLACPICGFSIDELAPRMFSFNSPYGACPDCDGLGAKMIVDPDLLVPDLSKSIEEGAFEAWAGSTSNYYPQFLEAVCKHFGIPRNVPVSELTSEQMKKLLNGTGGERVRFKYENDFGHSKEALVPFEGIVNNLERRYRDTGSEGIREHIEQYMSAKPCSGCKGHRLRKESLAVTIGSQNISYVTGLSIGEAERFFNGLDLTEKELLIAHLILREINSRLGFLVNVGLEYLSLNRAAGTLSGGEAQRIRLATQIGSSLMGVLYILDEPSIGLHQRDNDKLIQTLLHMRDLGNTLIVVEHDEDTMLASDYIIDIGPGAGIHGGQVVSMGTPKEVMADENSLTGAYLSGRKFIPVPLKRRETNGKWLEVRGAKENNLRSINAKFPLGVFTAVTGVSGSGKSTLVNEILYKTLARDLNKAKVRPGEHKEIRGLEHVEKVIDIDQSPIGRTPRSNPATYTGVFDDIRDLYASTNEAKVRGYKKGRFSFNVKGGRCESCRGDGIIKIEMHFLPDVYVPCEICKGKRYNRETLDVKYKGKSIADLLEMTIEDSCEFFRNVPRIHRKLQTLLDVGLGYMNLGQPATTLSGGEAQRVKLAAELYRRSTGKMLYILDEPTTGLHVDDIDRLLVVLHRLVDSGESVLVIEHNLDVIKTADYLVDLGPEGGKGGGTIVATGTPEEVVKVEGSYTGRYLKPVLERDRERTIAQQREMESVAAGSEQ
- the uvrB gene encoding excinuclease ABC subunit UvrB, yielding MVEQQEQGGRFVLKSDYTPQGDQPEAIRHLVNGVEAGTMHQTLLGATGTGKTYTIANTIEKLNRPTLVIAHNKTLAAQLCSEFKEFFPDNAVSYFVSYYDYYQPEAYIPSSDTFIEKDSSINDEIDKLRHSATSSLFERRDVIIVASVSCIYGLGSPIEYGKLVLSLRVGMEKSRDAILHKLVDIQYQRNDISFTRGTFRVRGDIIEIFPVANNERAMRVELFGDEIERITEIDVLTGEIIGERDHVAIFPASHFVTHEDTMKVAIKNIERELEERLAELRDNGKLLEAQRLEQRTRYDLEMMQEMGFCSGIENYSGPLTFRERGATPYTLMDYFPDDMLIVIDESHVTLPQIRAMYNGDRARKEVLVDHGFRLPSAMDNRPLRFEEFEAKVKQAIYVSATPGPYELEHCPDMIQQIIRPTGLLDPIVEVRKTKGQIDDLLIEIRDRIAKDERVLVTTLTKKMSEDLTDYLKDVGIKVRYLHSDIKTLERLAILRDLRIGTFHVLVGINLLREGLDLPEVSLVAILDADKEGFLRSERSLIQTMGRAARNSEGRVIMYADRHTDSMNTAIGETERRRAIQIAYNEKHGITPQTIRKKVHDVIEATKAAEQKSDYLTGVGVDKMSKKERQSLLQRLEAEMKEAAKSLQFERAAELRDALLELKAELGL